In Sphingobacteriaceae bacterium, the following proteins share a genomic window:
- a CDS encoding peptidase M1: MNSRIISFPVLTLLLMISTVIKTQTYTHADTLKGTVSAERAWWDVLHYDLDVTFNNADSSLKGVNKITYKVLGTNAKLQLDLMTPMILDSVLLDSKKCSVERDGNAHFIYIGEIQKKNDLKTIVAYFHGKPRVAKLPPWEGGVIWSRDLKGNPWISIACQGMAAQVWFPNKDHMYDEVDSASVHITAPQGLVAVANGRLKSSKVNADQSETYFWKVVNPINNYNIIPYIGKYTNFTDTIRGEKGLLDLSYWVLEGNEARAKKQFQQAKTMLHCFEYWFGPYPFYEDSYKLVEAPFLGMEHQSDIAYGNDFMNGYKGRDLSLTGWGFKWDFIIVHESGHEWFGNSITAKDVADNWIHESFTAYAENLYTEYLYGKKAGAEYVIGTRKAIANDKPIISDYNVNAGGSIDLYYKGANMLHAMRQIVNNDSLWREMLRDLNRTFWHQTVSTKQIEIYMAAYLRLDLQKIFDQYLRTTKVPELEYKVVKDKLLYRWTNCVKGFNMPLKVSASQKEFVLKPTDKWQSVSFDDTFLNADVNFYVTTKRLE; encoded by the coding sequence ATGAATTCACGAATTATTTCCTTTCCTGTTTTAACGCTGCTGTTGATGATTTCAACGGTAATAAAGACTCAAACTTACACACACGCAGACACTTTAAAAGGAACGGTCTCGGCTGAGCGCGCCTGGTGGGACGTTCTGCATTATGATCTGGATGTTACTTTTAATAATGCAGATAGTAGTTTGAAAGGAGTTAATAAAATAACTTATAAAGTTTTAGGAACGAATGCAAAATTGCAACTTGATCTTATGACGCCCATGATTCTTGATAGTGTTCTTCTGGATTCTAAAAAGTGCAGTGTTGAACGGGATGGTAACGCGCATTTTATTTATATCGGTGAAATACAAAAGAAGAATGACCTTAAAACCATTGTCGCTTACTTTCATGGTAAGCCCCGCGTAGCTAAACTTCCCCCCTGGGAAGGCGGTGTTATCTGGTCACGTGATCTAAAAGGAAATCCATGGATCTCGATCGCCTGTCAGGGAATGGCTGCGCAGGTTTGGTTTCCTAACAAAGACCATATGTATGATGAAGTAGATAGTGCTTCCGTTCATATTACTGCTCCCCAGGGTTTGGTAGCGGTTGCCAACGGCCGGTTAAAATCTTCAAAAGTCAACGCTGACCAATCAGAAACGTATTTCTGGAAAGTTGTAAATCCTATCAATAATTATAACATCATTCCTTACATCGGCAAATACACCAACTTTACGGATACCATTCGTGGTGAGAAAGGATTACTGGATCTTTCCTATTGGGTGCTTGAAGGAAACGAAGCCAGGGCAAAAAAACAATTTCAACAAGCTAAAACCATGTTGCATTGTTTTGAATACTGGTTTGGACCTTACCCTTTTTACGAAGACAGTTATAAGTTGGTAGAAGCGCCTTTTCTTGGCATGGAACACCAAAGTGATATAGCTTATGGAAATGATTTTATGAATGGTTACAAAGGACGGGACCTTTCGCTTACCGGATGGGGCTTTAAATGGGATTTTATCATTGTGCACGAATCGGGGCACGAATGGTTCGGAAATAGCATCACTGCTAAAGACGTGGCAGATAACTGGATTCATGAAAGCTTTACGGCTTACGCTGAAAATTTATACACCGAATATTTGTATGGGAAAAAAGCAGGGGCAGAATATGTGATCGGCACACGCAAAGCAATAGCAAATGATAAACCCATCATAAGCGACTATAATGTAAACGCTGGAGGCTCTATAGATCTATATTACAAAGGGGCAAATATGTTGCATGCTATGCGACAGATCGTAAACAACGATTCTTTATGGCGTGAAATGTTACGCGACTTAAACAGAACATTCTGGCATCAGACAGTAAGTACCAAGCAGATAGAAATTTATATGGCCGCTTATTTGCGACTTGATCTTCAAAAAATATTCGATCAGTATTTAAGAACCACAAAGGTGCCTGAACTCGAATACAAAGTCGTAAAAGACAAATTGCTGTACCGCTGGACCAATTGCGTAAAAGGATTTAACATGCCTTTAAAAGTTAGCGCTTCACAAAAAGAATTTGTGTTAAAGCCTACCGATAAATGGCAGTCTGTTTCTTTTGATGATACTTTCCTTAACGCGGATGTAAATTTTTATGTCACTACAAAAAGACTGGAGTAG
- a CDS encoding peptidase M48: MSRWRLIFLLLILLGGLAVVYVLSKNKLHAPLGANFSPAFQLLGKSTKSLNTALTRVMPINRSDEMAYGDAIAESYSAVADLSDTDYVYLNKLIKELAVFSKKGFDYRVFLISTSAPNAFALPGGVICVTKGLLITLKSEAQIISVLSHEMGHIERGHCFEAIKYELSLKKIKSQAVGQFADAVFNLFLRHSFSKTQENDADEYGYALLLNTKYNPMAFSEAFVELEKLEGRRTSRSTTIISDYLSTHPPLPLRISKFNQMAAEWWMVNKDLARRYVGVENLTCRVPLKEHSFPGEWVSNL; this comes from the coding sequence ATGAGTAGATGGAGACTAATTTTTCTATTGCTGATCTTGTTGGGAGGTTTAGCTGTGGTTTATGTTTTATCTAAAAATAAATTGCATGCACCCCTGGGCGCTAATTTTTCGCCTGCTTTTCAATTACTTGGCAAATCTACAAAAAGCTTAAATACAGCTCTAACAAGAGTAATGCCGATAAACAGATCAGATGAGATGGCTTATGGTGATGCTATTGCAGAGAGTTATTCAGCCGTGGCAGATTTAAGTGATACAGATTATGTGTATTTAAATAAGCTCATAAAAGAATTAGCTGTATTTTCAAAAAAAGGTTTTGACTATCGGGTGTTTCTAATTTCAACTTCGGCACCTAATGCATTTGCCCTGCCAGGCGGGGTTATTTGTGTTACGAAGGGATTGCTAATCACTTTAAAATCAGAAGCGCAGATCATCTCCGTTCTCTCGCATGAAATGGGACACATAGAGCGCGGCCATTGTTTTGAAGCTATAAAATATGAGCTAAGTTTAAAAAAAATTAAATCGCAGGCTGTTGGGCAGTTTGCCGATGCTGTTTTCAATTTATTTTTAAGACATAGTTTTAGTAAGACTCAGGAAAATGATGCGGATGAATACGGCTACGCACTTTTGTTGAATACGAAATACAATCCTATGGCTTTTAGTGAAGCCTTTGTGGAACTGGAAAAATTGGAAGGAAGACGAACTTCCCGGTCTACAACCATTATTAGTGATTATTTAAGCACACATCCTCCCTTGCCTTTGCGTATTTCAAAATTCAATCAGATGGCTGCAGAGTGGTGGATGGTTAATAAGGACCTTGCTAGACGTTATGTGGGAGTAGAAAACTTGACTTGCCGTGTTCCGTTAAAGGAACATTCTTTTCCAGGCGAGTGGGTGAGCAACTTGTAA
- a CDS encoding glycosyl transferase family 1 has protein sequence MAPRVLLLADISSSHTEKWAIGLAKKGYHIGIFSLNKSLTQWYIPYQNIEVLYDGPQEITGSFIQKLSYVFNITYLHSCIKSFLPDLVHAHYASSYGLLGSLCGFSPFIISAWGSDIYEFPQKSFFHKAILKFNLKRADKILSTSYVMKGELWKYSSKEVDVIPFGVDTKVFYPMREKPEENRDVIRLGTIKAMEDMYGIKTIVEAVDLVKKCMPDTSLRVYLIGAGKRSSYYKKMIASKNLQETFVFTGKISYTHIATYHNLLDILLNVSTVNESFGVSVIEGMACGKPVIVSNSPGLKEVVSDIGIVVEKENAQQLAKAIMQLIESPELRKSLGKFGRQHVLDNYDFKTCIEQMTAVYDKMLRLNEKHPSHLQEEVGA, from the coding sequence ATGGCTCCTCGCGTTCTATTACTTGCCGACATTTCTTCATCACATACAGAAAAATGGGCCATAGGCCTGGCAAAAAAAGGCTACCACATCGGTATCTTCAGTTTAAACAAATCACTAACGCAGTGGTACATCCCCTATCAAAATATTGAGGTATTATACGATGGTCCACAGGAAATAACAGGCAGCTTTATTCAAAAGTTATCGTACGTATTTAATATTACTTATCTCCACTCCTGCATTAAAAGTTTTTTACCAGACCTTGTACATGCGCATTACGCCAGCAGCTACGGCTTATTGGGAAGCTTGTGCGGATTTAGCCCTTTCATTATTTCAGCCTGGGGATCTGATATATATGAATTTCCTCAAAAATCTTTTTTTCATAAAGCCATCTTAAAATTTAACCTTAAGCGTGCCGATAAAATTTTATCTACGAGTTATGTCATGAAGGGAGAACTTTGGAAGTACAGTTCTAAAGAGGTTGACGTTATTCCCTTTGGTGTGGATACTAAAGTATTTTATCCGATGCGCGAAAAGCCTGAGGAGAACAGAGATGTTATTCGCTTAGGCACTATAAAGGCCATGGAAGATATGTATGGTATTAAAACTATTGTAGAAGCTGTTGATCTGGTAAAAAAATGTATGCCGGATACTAGTTTAAGGGTTTACCTGATTGGTGCCGGCAAACGTTCTAGTTACTATAAAAAAATGATTGCTTCTAAAAATCTGCAGGAAACTTTTGTCTTCACAGGAAAAATCTCCTATACACACATAGCGACTTATCACAACCTGCTCGACATTCTTTTAAATGTGAGCACTGTAAACGAGAGCTTTGGCGTATCGGTAATAGAGGGCATGGCCTGCGGAAAACCTGTTATTGTTTCAAATTCTCCCGGACTAAAAGAAGTTGTGAGCGATATTGGAATTGTGGTAGAAAAAGAAAATGCGCAACAACTGGCAAAGGCCATTATGCAATTAATTGAATCACCTGAGTTGAGAAAGAGTCTCGGAAAATTCGGCAGACAACATGTTTTAGATAACTATGATTTTAAAACTTGTATTGAACAGATGACAGCGGTGTATGATAAAATGCTTCGCCTGAATGAAAAACATCCTTCACATTTACAAGAAGAGGTAGGCGCTTAA